The Pseudomonas asiatica sequence CACCGCCGAGCGCGACCCACTGCTGGTCAAGGTAATGCGCCGCTCCCAGTGCGGGTCGACGATGCTCAGGGTTTGCGGGGTCGCCAGGTAGATCCGGTCAGTCTCCCCGGCAAACGCCAGCGGCCCCTTCTGCTGGCGCTGCTCCCAGTCCGCCAGGGTCTCGATATAGCTCAGCCCCTCCACCCCTTCGACCCGCGCCTGGCGCACGTCACTGACCGCGAAGTAGCTGTGCAGGGCCTGGCTGATGGTCACGGGGGTATTGCCCATGTTGCGGCTGGTCAGGTTCAGCTGCAGGTCCTCGCCCAGCTCCACTACCAGCTTCAGCTCGACGTCATGAGGCCAGCCAGGCAGGTCACCCTGCGCTTCCGGCAGTTCAAATTCGATGCGCAGGCCTTCGCCCGCTTCCTCGATACCCAGCAATTGCCAGTCGCGCGCGCGCGCCAGGCCGTGGGCGGGTGCCTGTTCGCCGTGGTACATGGCCTGCACGGCCTGGGGGTTGCGCTGCAGGTTGCCGAACCACGGCCAGCACACCGGCACACCGGCGCGTACCGACTTGCCCTTACGGAAGATGGCCTGGTCGCTCAGCCACAGCAGCGGTGGCTGGCCAACGCGCTGGTAGCTGAGGATCTGTGCGCCCTGCTGGGCGATCAGTAGTTCGGCGTGGTCGCTGCTGATACGCCAGCAGTTGAGTTCGCCATGTTGCTCGGTTACGACCTGGAAGGTAGCCATTGCATTTATCTCATTGATTGCCAGTGGGCCTTGGACCCGGGCACATGCAATGAGTTTACCGCCGGCGTGGCTCAGCGACGAGGTACGGAGCGGGTGCGGCCACTGCCGTCGATGGCGACGAAGACGAAGACTGCTTCGGTGACCTTGCGCCATTCGCTGGACAGCGGGTCGTCGCTCCACACTTCGACCATCATCTGGATCGAGCTGCGGCCGATTTCCAGGGTCTGGGTATAGAACGATAGCTGCGCGCCGACGGCGACCGGGACCAGAAAGGCCATGCGGTCGATGGCCACGGTGGCCACGCGGCCGCCGGCGACACGGCTGGCCATGGCGGTGCCGGCCAGGTCCATCTGGGCGACCAGCCAGCCGCCGAAGATGTCGCCAAACCCGTTGGTTTCGCGCGGGAGTGCGGTGATCTGCAAGGCCAGGTCGCCTTGCGGGATTGGATCTTCTTGTTCGAGCTCAATCATGCGATGGGGCCTCTGACCCGTGACGCTTTTCGTTGGTGTGGCGCAAAGGCCGGGTAAACGATTCAGCTTGAAACATACTACGCCGATTTCGTTTCACTGGGCGGCCGTAGGGAAACTCTGCGAAACCGCCTGACAGTAATGACCGGCGTTTTCGCACAACATCCCACGTTAGGAGCAACCTTTTCCTACGAAGTGCCAGTATATAGAGCATAACGGCCAGCGACGACCGCGCATTCATGAATATGTGTAGGGATTTTGTATCGCTTTCGGCGCAGCTCAGCAATTTGCTATCTTCGCCTGTCTTCCAATCCAGAAGCCGCATGCCAAGCGGCCTGCATGCCCACAAAGAGAACAATGAGCGATGACCTCCGTGCCGAGCAGTATCGAGCAGCCTTCGCGGCCGCTGACCCGCAGTGACTACAAGACCCTCTCACTGTCCGCCCTGGGCGGCGCGCTGGAGTTCTACGACTTCATCATTTTTGTGTTCTTCGCCACAGTGGTCGGCAAGCTGTTCTTCCCGGCTGACATGCCCGAATGGCTGCGCCTGATGCAAACCTTTGGCATTTTCGCCGCCGGCTACCTGGCGCGGCCGCTGGGCGGCATCATCATGGCCCATTTCGGCGACCTGCTAGGGCGCAAGAAGATGTTCACCCTCAGCATCTTCATGATGGCCCTGCCAACGCTGATCATGGGCCTGCTGCCCACTTATGCACAGATCGGCATGTGGGCGCCGATCCTGTTGCTGCTGATGCGCGTAATTCAGGGCGCGGCTATCGGCGGCGAGGTACCGGGCGCCTGGGTGTTCGTGTCCGAGCATGTGCCAGAGCGCAACACCGGCTACGCCTGCGGCACCCTCACTGCTGGCCTGACCGCAGGTATCCTGCTTGGCTCGCTGGTGGCGACCCTGATCAACACTGTGTACAGCGCACAGGAAGTGGCAGATTACGCCTGGCGTATCCCGTTCCTGCTCGGCGGTGTATTCGGCCTGTTCTCGGTGTACCTGCGCCGTTGGCTGCACGAAACCCCGGTGTTCGCCGAGATGCAGCAGCGCAAGGCGCTGGCCGAGGAGCTGCCGTTGCGCGCGGTGCTGCGTGACCATCGCGGTGCGATCATCCTGTCGATGCTGCTGACCTGGATGCTGTCGGCCGCCATCGTGGTGCTCATCCTGATGACTCCGGCGCTGCTGCAGAGCATCTACCACATCAGCCCCACCGACTCGCTCAAGGCCAACAGCCTGGCCATCGTGCTGCTCAGCTTCGGCTGCATCGGCGCTGGCAGCCTGGCCGATCGCTTCGGCGCGGGCCGGGTGTTCGTGATCGGCAGCCTGCTGCTGCTGGCGACCTCCTGGACCTTCTACCACAGCCTGCCGACCCGGCCCGAGCTGCTGTTCCCGCTGTATGCAGTGACCGGCCTGTGCGTGGGCGTGATTGGCGCGGTGCCTTATGTGATGGTCAAGGCGTTCCCGGCGGTGGTGCGCTTCAGCGGGCTGTCGTTCTCGTACAACGTGGCCTACGCGATCTTTGGCGGGCTGACACCGATGGTGGTGACTGCGCTGCTGAAAGTGAGCCCGATGGCGCCGGCCTACTATGTGGCGGGGCTGTGTGCCGTTGGTCTGGTCGTGGGTCTGTACCTGCTCGCCAACAAGCGCTGATCTACGCCAGGGCTACTGGCCTCTTCGCGGGCACGCCCGCTCCCACAAGGGTCACACAGCCCTGTCTGCGGGCGTGCCCGCGAAGAGGCCAGACCTGCTTTTGATGATGGCCTTTCATCCAATTGTCATATTCAAGTCATATCGTATTCATGCGGCCTACAGATACTTGGGCCCGTTCCATCCAACACCCCAATATTCCTGCTAGGAGCAAGGCATGAAACTGAAGCGTTTGATGGCGGCCCTCACCTTTGCCGCCGCTGGCGTTGCAACCGCCAACGCGGTAGCCGCTGTCGATCCTGCGATCCCGACCTACACCAAGACCACTGGTGTTTCGGGCAACCTCTCCAGCGTCGGTTCGGACACCCTCGCCAACCTGATGACTCTGTGGGCCGAGGCCTACAAGAAGGAATATCCGAACGTAAACATCCAGATCCAGGCTGCCGGCTCCTCCACCGCGCCACCCGCGCTGACCGAAGGCACCGCCAACCTCGGCCCGATGAGCCGCAAGATGAAGGACGTCGAGCTGCAGGCCTTCGAGCAGAAGTACGGCTACAAACCGACCGCCATCCCGGTCGCCGTAGACGCCCTGGCTGTGTTCGTGCACAAGGACAACCCGATCAAAGGCCTGACCATGGCCCAGGTCGACGCCATCTTCTCTTCCACCCGCCTGTGCGGTGGCAAAGCCGACGTCAAGACCTGGGGTGACCTGGGCGTGACCGGCGACCTGGCCAACAAGCCGGTGCAGCTGTTCGGCCGTAACTCGGTATCGGGCACCTACGGCTACTTCAAGGAAGAAGCCCTGTGCAAAGGCGACTTCAAGCCTAACGTCAACGAACAGCCTGGCTCGGCTTCGGTCGTGCAATCGATCAGCTCCTCGCTGAACGGCATCGGCTACTCGGGTATCGGCTACAAGACCGCCAGCGTCAAGACCGTGGCCCTGGCCAAGAAGGAAGGCGGTGAGTTCGTTGAGGACAATGAAGCCAACGCCCTGAACGGCACCTACCCGCTGTCGCGCTTCCTGTACGTCTACGTCAACAAGGCCCCGAACAAGCCTCTGGCCCCGCTGGAAGCCGAGTTCGTCAAGCTGGTGCTGTCGCAAGCTGGCCAGCAGGTCGTGGTGAAGGATGGCTACATCCCGCTGCCGGCCAAAGTCGTCGACAAGACCTTGGCTGACCTGGGCCTGTCCCACGCAGGTAACGTCGCAAAAAAGTAAGTAACTGAAGGGGAGGCCGGCGCTGATGCCCGGCCTCTTCCACGAAGCTCCAGTCCGAAGCCAGGTTTCCTGTGCGGCGGGCTTTCGTGCGTCACCACTTTGTAATGTTTTTGTCACACGGGACCGCTAGGGTGTGCGCATGAATGATCTGGCCAATTCCAACATGACCCAAAACTCCCAGCCCGTGCGGATTGATTTCAATACGCCGGAGTTGCAACGCAAGCGCCGCATGCGCGCGCTAAAGGACCGCCTGACCCGCTGGTATGTACTGGTAGGCGGGCTTGCCGTATTGGCGGCTATCACCCTGATCTTCTTCTATCTGGCCTATGTGGTGCTGCCGCTGTTCCAGGGGGCCGAGCTGACCAGCAAAAAAGCCCTGGAGCCGACCTGGCTGCAACAGGATGCCGGCAAGCCGCTGATGATCGCGCTTGAAGAGCAGAACCTGGTGGGCATGCGTG is a genomic window containing:
- a CDS encoding D-hexose-6-phosphate mutarotase, with the protein product MATFQVVTEQHGELNCWRISSDHAELLIAQQGAQILSYQRVGQPPLLWLSDQAIFRKGKSVRAGVPVCWPWFGNLQRNPQAVQAMYHGEQAPAHGLARARDWQLLGIEEAGEGLRIEFELPEAQGDLPGWPHDVELKLVVELGEDLQLNLTSRNMGNTPVTISQALHSYFAVSDVRQARVEGVEGLSYIETLADWEQRQQKGPLAFAGETDRIYLATPQTLSIVDPHWERRITLTSSGSRSAVIWNPWTERARELPDMADDGGQRMLCIETANVWDDLVELKPGGSSSLGVRIGCEMI
- a CDS encoding acyl-CoA thioesterase, whose amino-acid sequence is MIELEQEDPIPQGDLALQITALPRETNGFGDIFGGWLVAQMDLAGTAMASRVAGGRVATVAIDRMAFLVPVAVGAQLSFYTQTLEIGRSSIQMMVEVWSDDPLSSEWRKVTEAVFVFVAIDGSGRTRSVPRR
- a CDS encoding MFS transporter, which codes for MTSVPSSIEQPSRPLTRSDYKTLSLSALGGALEFYDFIIFVFFATVVGKLFFPADMPEWLRLMQTFGIFAAGYLARPLGGIIMAHFGDLLGRKKMFTLSIFMMALPTLIMGLLPTYAQIGMWAPILLLLMRVIQGAAIGGEVPGAWVFVSEHVPERNTGYACGTLTAGLTAGILLGSLVATLINTVYSAQEVADYAWRIPFLLGGVFGLFSVYLRRWLHETPVFAEMQQRKALAEELPLRAVLRDHRGAIILSMLLTWMLSAAIVVLILMTPALLQSIYHISPTDSLKANSLAIVLLSFGCIGAGSLADRFGAGRVFVIGSLLLLATSWTFYHSLPTRPELLFPLYAVTGLCVGVIGAVPYVMVKAFPAVVRFSGLSFSYNVAYAIFGGLTPMVVTALLKVSPMAPAYYVAGLCAVGLVVGLYLLANKR
- a CDS encoding phosphate ABC transporter substrate-binding protein PstS, yielding MKLKRLMAALTFAAAGVATANAVAAVDPAIPTYTKTTGVSGNLSSVGSDTLANLMTLWAEAYKKEYPNVNIQIQAAGSSTAPPALTEGTANLGPMSRKMKDVELQAFEQKYGYKPTAIPVAVDALAVFVHKDNPIKGLTMAQVDAIFSSTRLCGGKADVKTWGDLGVTGDLANKPVQLFGRNSVSGTYGYFKEEALCKGDFKPNVNEQPGSASVVQSISSSLNGIGYSGIGYKTASVKTVALAKKEGGEFVEDNEANALNGTYPLSRFLYVYVNKAPNKPLAPLEAEFVKLVLSQAGQQVVVKDGYIPLPAKVVDKTLADLGLSHAGNVAKK